The Candidatus Deferrimicrobiaceae bacterium nucleotide sequence TGGTTCTCCCGCAGCCGTGCCGACTCCGAAGGAATCTTCCGCTCCCCCTTCTTTCCGCTGATGCATACGGCCACGACCGTGCCGTTCATCGATCGCCCTCCCTATCCCCCGACTCTTGCCATGTCGACCGGTTCCCCGCGGCACCCTTCCCGCAGGAAGAGGTGTCCGGAGGGTTTGCCCCCGACGACGGACCGAAGGGTGTTTCGCAACCCTTCTGCGTCGCCTTTCGCAAGGAAAGGTTTCAGGTCGACGTCCCGCGTGGAAAAGAGGCACCCCTTGGCGAATCCGTCGGAGGTCACACGGATGCGGTTGCAGTCTCCGCAGAAATGGCAGGAGACCGGGGTGATGATCCCGATCGTCCCGATGGCGCCCTCCATCCGGAAATAACGTGCGGGCCCGCCCAGGTCCTCCCTTTCGAGAGGGGCAACGCAGTACCTTCGCTGGATCTTTTGCAGGATCTCCTCTCCCGGGACGGTCAGGCCGGGGCCGCAATCCTTTCCGTGCAGCGGCATAAGCTCGATGAACCGGACCGTCAGGGGCCGGTCGAGAGTAAGGGAAGCGAACCGGACCACCTCGTCGTCGTTCACCCCCCGCATCACCACCACGTTGATCTTTACGTGGGGGAATCCCTGTTCCAGCGCTTTCCCGATTCCTTCGAGCACGGG carries:
- the moaA gene encoding GTP 3',8-cyclase MoaA is translated as MSLFDPLGRKINYLRLSVTGRCNLRCSYCRPQGMDPGPGTEEILSDENLLFLARTAVGMGIEKIRVTGGEPLLRNGVARLLSRLRAVPGLKKLVLTTNGLLLPEMAEDLRRAGVESLNVSLDSLVPERFARITGSRLQPVLEGIGKALEQGFPHVKINVVVMRGVNDDEVVRFASLTLDRPLTVRFIELMPLHGKDCGPGLTVPGEEILQKIQRRYCVAPLEREDLGGPARYFRMEGAIGTIGIITPVSCHFCGDCNRIRVTSDGFAKGCLFSTRDVDLKPFLAKGDAEGLRNTLRSVVGGKPSGHLFLREGCRGEPVDMARVGG